In Agromyces sp. Leaf222, the genomic window GAGTACCGAGGCGATCGAGCCCGAGAGGATCACGAGGCCGACGCCCTGGGTGCTGAGCCCGGTCTCGTCGCGCACCTCTGGCAGTCGGGCGACCCAGCTCGCGAGGCTCAGCCCCGAGAGGAAGAAGATCGCGAAGACGGCGTTGCGCCAGGCGGTGAGTCCGCGGCGGGTCGTGGTTGGTGCGCTCATGTTGCTCGGCTTCATTGTCGGGGGCGGATGCCGCGGGGCGGATGCCGCGGGGCGGCGTCGTCGGAACGGATGCCGGTGGGAATCGTGGCCGGTGCGGAATCGAATCGATTCGATCGGACCTCTGAAACCCTATCGACCGGGTCGGGCCGCCGCAACACGGGCCGGTCGTGACGCTCACCGACCCGCGTCACAGTTCGACCCCGCCCGATACGATGGCCGTGCCATCCGGCGCATCCACCGGACCACTTCGCAGCGGCCGCCGCATCCAGCGGCCCCTGCACCGAACAACGAGGTATCGATGAAGGCCCTCTTCAAGCGCGCCCCAGGCGCAGGTTTCGAGTACACCGACCGACCTGAGCCCGAGCCGGGCCCCGCCGACGTGAAGATCCGGGTGCTGCGCACCGGCATCTGCGGCACCGACCTGCACATCGAGGCATGGGACGACTGGGCCGCCTCGAACATCGCGACGCCGCTCGTGCCGGGGCACGAGTTCTACGGCGAGGTCGTCGAGGTCGGCGAGCTCGTGCACGACGTCGCCGTCGGCGACCGGGTGTCGGGCGAGGGCCACGTCGTCTGCGGCATGTGCCGCAACTGCCGCGCCGGCCGCCGGCAGATGTGCATCCGCACCCTCGGCGTCGGGCTGCACCGCGACGGCGCGTTCGCCGAGTACATCGTGATCCCGGGCGAGAACGTGTGGGTGCACCACTCGCCCGTCGAGCCCGACGTCGGCGCGATCTTCGACCCCTTCGGCAACGCGGTGCACACCGCGCTCGCCTTCTCGGTGATCGGCGAAGACGTGCTCGTCACGGGCTGCGGCCCGATCGGCCTCATGTCGATCGCGGTCGCGCGCCATGTCGGCGCCCGCTTCATCGTGGCGACGGATGTCTCGCCCGCGCGTCTCGAGCTCGCCAGGTCGATGGGCGCCGACGCCGTCGTCGACGTGTCGGGCGAACGCGTCGCCGAGGTGCAGGGCCGGCTCGGCATGCGCGAGGGCTTCGACGTCGGATTCGAGATGTCGGGTTCGCCTCGCGCGCTGCCCGAGATGATCGAGAACATGAACCACGGCGGGCGCATCGCGATGCTCGGCCTGCCGAGCGAGCCGTACGCGATCGACTGGGGCAAGGTCGTCACCCACATGCTCACGGTAAAGGGCATCTACGGCCGCGAGATGTTCGAGACCTGGAACTCGATGAGTGCGATGCTGCAGACGAGCCCGTTGCTGGGCGAACGCGTCGCCTCGATCATCTCGGAGCGCCACCCGGCGCGCGAGTGGCGCGCGGCGTTCGACTCCGCGAGGGCGGCGGGCGTCGGCAAGGTCATCCTCGACTGGACGGAGGTCTGAACATGTACGGATCGGTGAAGGAGCAGTTGCGGGCCGAGCTCGACGAGATCGACTCGGCGGGGCTCACGAAGCGCGAACGGGGCATCCTCGGGCCGCAGTCGTCGGAGGTGTCGGTCGCGGGGCACGAGGTGCTGAACTTCTGCGCGAACAACTACCTCGGGCTCGCGAACGAACCGCGCATCGTCGCGGCCGCCCACCGTGGTCTCGACGAGTGGGGCTACGGCCTGGCCAGCGTGCGCTTCATCTGCGGCACGCAGGAGCAGCACCTCGAGCTCGAACGGCGCGTCTCCGAGTTCCTCGGCTACGACGACACGATCCTCTTCTCGTCGTGCTTCGACGCGAACGGCGGCGTCTTCGAGACCCTCTTCGGTCCAGACGACGCGATCATCTCCGACGAGCTCAACCACGCGTCGATCATCGACGGCATCCGGCTCTCGAAGGCGCGCCGGTACCGCTACAAGAACCGCGACCTGGCCGACCTCGAGGTGCAGCTCGCCGCGGCATCCGATGCCCGTCGCCGTGTGATCGTGACCGATGGGGTGTTCTCGATGGACGGCTACATCGCACCCCTCGCCGAGATCTGCGACCTCGCCGACCGCTACGGCGCCCTCGTCTTCGTCGACGACTCGCACGCGGTCGGGTTCGTCGGCGAGCACGGCAGGGGAACGCCGGAGCTCTGCGGCGTCGAGGGGCGGGTCGACATCACGACCGGCACCTTCGGCAAGGCGCTGGGCGGGGCATCCGGCGGCTACGTCGCGGCCAGGCAGGAGATCGTCGACCTGCTGCGCCAGCGCGCCCGCCCCTACCTGTTCTCGAACACGCTCGCACCCGCGATCGTCGCCGGAACGCTCGAGGCGCTGTCGCTGCTCGAATCGTCGGGCGACCTGCGCGAGCGCCTGAATGCGAACGCCGCCCTGTTCCGCGAGCTGATGACGGATGCCGCGTTCGACCTGCTGCCCGGCGAGCACGCCATCGTGCCCGTCATGTTCGGCGACGCCGTCGTGACGGGGCGCATGGCCGAGCTCCTGCAGGAGCGAGGGGTCTACGTGACGGCGTTCTCGTTCCCGGTGGTGCCGCGCGGGGCGGCGCGCATCCGCGTGCAGCTCTCGGCCGCGCATTCCGAAGACGAGATCCGCCGGTGCGTCGCCGCGTTCGTCGAGGCGCGCGCCGCGGTCTGAGGGGCGGATGCCGCGGGCGGGCGCCGGTGCGTCAGCGCCCGCGCTCGCCGACCCGCATCGCGAGCGAGGCCGGCAGCAGCCGCGTGAGGCCGACGAGCGCGCGGTAGCGCAGCGACGGGATCGACACGCCCTTGCCGCGCGCGGCGTCGCGCAGGCCCTCGGCGACGACGGTGCGGGCGTCGAGCCACATCCAGGCGGGCACGCCCTCCTTGCCGGGGGCCAGTCCCATGCGCTCGTGGAAGTTCGTGTGCGTGAAGCCGGGGCATACGGCGGTCGTGGTCACGCCCTTCGGCCCGTACTGGTCGTTCGCCCAGCGGCTGAAGCTGATGAGCCAGCCCTTGCATGCGCCGTACGTGCCGCGGGGGATGAAGCCCGCGACGGAGGCGACGTTCACGATGCGACCCCGGCCGCGCGGCAGCATCTGGCCGAGTGCCGCATGGCTCAACCGCATGGCCACCTCGACGTGCAGCGAGAGGTGCTTCACCTCGTCGTCGATGTCGTTCGCGGCGAAGTCGAGCGGCAGCCCGAAGCCGGCGTTGTTCACGAGCAGTTCGATGGGCCGCTCGGGGTCGGCCACGCGCGCGACGACCTTCGCGAGGTGACGGCGCTTGAGCAGGTCGGCGGGCAGCACCTCGACGCCGACGCCGTACTTGGCGCGGATGCGCTCGGCCACCCGGTCGAGCGCGTCGCGGTCGCGGGCCACGAGCACGAGGTCGGCCCCCGTCATGGCGATCTGGCGCGCGAACTCGGCTCCGAGGCCCGAGCTCGCGCCGGTGATGAGTGCGGTCTTCGGCATGCGGCCCAGCCTAGGCGGCGGTGGGATTCGGGCGTGAACGGGAGGTTCTCGCGTGCACGTGACATCCGCTTCTCGAATCGATTCGAGGTCGATGACCTATGATCGGGCGTACCGGCGACCCCCGCCGACCCGCTGCCAGAGGATGCCCGAGCATGTCCGAGTCCGCCCGACCGACCCTGTCCGACGTCGCCGCGCGCGCCGGCGTCTCGGCCTCGACGGCCTCGCTCGCGTTCAGCGGGTCCGGCCCGGTATCGGATTCCACGAAGCAGCGCGTGCTCGCCGCCGCCGCTGAACTCGGCTACGCAGGCCCCGACCCTCGTGCCCGGTCGCTCCGTCGCGGGCGTTCCGGCATCGTCGGCGTGGTGCTCGAGCAGCGCGTGCGCACGGCGTTCCTCGACCCGGTGAAGATCCAGATGCTCGACGGCATCACCGAGGGCATCGCGCCGCTCGGCGCCGGCCTGCTGCTGCTCACCGACGTGGGCGCCGTCGACCTGCCGGTCGTCGAGGCCGGTGGCCCCGTCGCCACGCCGGCGCTCAGCGTCGAGAACGCCCCGGTCGACGCGGTCGTGCTCATCGGCTGCAGCCCCCGGCTCGGGCAGACCGTCGCCGCCCTGCGCCGCCGCGGCATCCCGACCGTCGCCATCGAGGGCGCGGCCGGCTCCGACATCCCCGAGATCTCGATCGACAACCGCGACGCCACCCGCCGCGGTGCCCAGCACCTGCGCGACCTCGGGCACGCGGATGCCGTGATCGTGACGCTCCCGCTCGACCCCGCCCGTACGCGCGGCCCGCTCACCGCGGCGCTCGAGGCGGGCAGCACGTCGGACACCGCGAGCGAGCGCCTGCGCGGGGCCAGAGAGGTGTTCCCGCACGCGACCGGACGATCCGCCGCCGCGAGCTCGATCGAGGAGGGCCTCGAGGCCGGTCGCATCCTGCTCGCCGACCCCGAGACACGGCCGACCGCGATCATCGCGCAGAGCGACCTGCTCGCCGCCGGGGTACTGCAGGCGGCCGAGGAGCTCGGCGTCGCCGTGCCCGGCGAGGTGAGCGTGGTCGGCTTCGACGGCATCCGTGTCGACGGCCTGCAGCACGACCTGACGACGCTCGTGCAGCCGTCGGTGGCCAAGGGCCGTGCCGCCGGCGAGGCGGTCGTGCGCATGCTCGCCGATGACGACGGCGACGCGCCAGCCTCGCGCTGCTTCACGAGCGTGCTGCACGTCGGCGACACCACGGCCCCGCCGCGCGCGCGGTGATCCCCGCCCGCCCGCGCTGATCCGCAGGCCGCGCGCAATCCGACCCCACGAGCGGATCGCGGCTGCCTAGGCTGGCGGCATGGCCATCGACCTCGCTTCCGTCTACCGCGACCTCCACCGGCACCCCGAGCTCTCGTTCCAGGAGCAGCGCACCGCCGCCATCGTCTCCGAAACGCTCATGGGGCTCGGCCTCGAGGTGACCACCGGCATCGGGCGCACCGGGGTCGTGGGCGTGCTCGCCAACGGCGACGGCCCGACGGTGCTGCTCCGCGCCGACATGGACGGGCTGCCCGTGCTCGAGGCGACCGGCCTGCCGTACGCCAGCGAGGCCACCGGCATCGACCACGAGGGCCACCAGGTGCCGGTGATGCACGCCTGCGGCCACGACGTGCACGTGACCTGCCTGCTCGGCGCGGCCGAGCGGCTCGTGACCGAGCGGGACTCGTGGTCGGGCACGCTCGTCGCGCTCTTCCAGCCGGCCGAGGAGTGGGGCGGCGGCGCCGAGGAGATGGTCGCCGACGGCCTCTACCAGCGCGTGCCGAGGCCCGACGTGGTGCTCGGCCAGCATGTGGCGCCGTTCCCTGCGGGATTCATCGGCCTGCACGCCGGCCCGGCGATGGCCGGTGCGGACTCCATCAACATCCGCATCCACGGCACGGGCGGGCACGGGTCGCGCCCCGAGACGACGGTCGACCCCGTGTACCTCGCGGCCTCGACGACGGTTCGCCTGCAGGGCATCGTCGCCAGGGAGGTCGCGCCGACGGATGCCGCGGTCGTCACGGTCGGGCAGCTGCACGGTGGCAGCAAGAACAACATCATCCCCGCCGAGGCGACGCTCGGGCTGAGCGTGCGCACCTTCGACGAGTCCGTGCGCACCAAGGTGCTCGGCGCCATCGAGCGGATCGTGCAGGCCGAGGCCGTGGCCGCCGGCGCCCCGATGCCGCCGGAGCTGTCGTACGACGAGCGGTTCCCGGTGACCGTGAACGACCCGGAGGCGACGGCGCGCACCGCGGCGGCGCTGCGCACCGCGTTCGGGGCCCAGCGCGTCATCGACCCCGGCATCGTCTCGGGCAGCGAGGACGTCGGCGTGCTCGCGACGGCGGCCGGGGTTCCGCTCGTCTACTGGTTCCTGGGCGGCTCGGACCCTTCCTTGTTCGGCGACGCGCTGAAGACCGGGCGCATGCCCGAGGACATCCCGTCGAACCACTCACCGCATTTCGCGCCGCTCATCGAACCCACGTTGGAGGTCGGGGTCGCGGCGCTCGTTACCGCAGCCCGCGAATGGCTCAGCGTGCGGTGACGCCCGTGACCATCCATGCGGCGCCGCGCGCCCGCAGCGACAGCGTCACCGCACGAGCGGCGAGGTAGCCGATGGCGAACGCCGCCGTGAGCAGCGCGAGCGCCGTCGCACTCGGCAGGCCCGCGGACTCGGCCCACCAGGTCGTGCCGAGCGCGAGCGGTACGAACGCCGCGAGGTTCACGAGGCCGGTCCAGGCGAGGTAGCGGGCGTCGCCGGCGCCGATGAGCACCCCGTCGAGCACGAACACGAGTCCGCCGAGCGGCGCCGAGAGGCCGAGCACCACGAGCGAGGGCGGCAGCAGCGCCGCGACCTCGGCCGATGACGTGAAGAGCGCCGGCAGCACCCACGCGGTCGAGATGACGAGGGCGCCGAGCACGACGCCCGAGATGACCCCCCACTGCACGCACCGGCGCAGCACGGCCCGCACCTGCTCGACGTCGCCCTCGCCGAGGCCCTTGCCGATGAGCGCCTGCGCCGCGATCGCGAGCGCGTCGAGCGCGAACCCGAGGGTGAAGTAGATCGTGATGGCCACCTGGTAGGCGGCGAGCTCGTCTGGCCCGAGCGAGGTCGCGGCCCAGGTCGCGAGCAGCAGGGCGGCGCGCAGGCTCAGCGTGCGCAGGAACAGCCAGCCACCGGAAGCCGCGCCGCGCAGCACCCCGGCATGATGCGGCCACGGGCTGGCTCCCACGCGCGCCGTGTGCCGCGCGATGACCACGACGTAGACGAGCACCATGCCCCACTGCGCGATGACCGTGCCGACCGCCGACCCGGCGATGCCCCAGCCGAGACCGTAGATGAACACGAAGTTCAGGCCGATGTTCGCCGCGAACCCGACGCCGGCCACCCAGAGCGGCGTGGTCGTGTCCTGCAGGCCGCGCAGCAGGCCCGTCGCCGCGAAGACGAGCAGCATCGCCGGAAGGCCGAGCATCGAGATCGACAGGTAGGCGGATGCCGCGGCCGACACCTCGGGCGAAGCGCCGAACACGCCGACGAGCCACGGGGTCGCGAACCACCCGAGCACGGCGAGCACCGCGCCGAGCCCGGCCGCCAGCCACAGACCGTCGACCCCCGCGGAGACCGCCGCCCGCTCGTCGCCGGCCCCGAGCCGGCGGGCCACCATCGGCGTCGTCGCGTACGCGAGGAACACCATGAGCCCGATGATCGTCTGCAGCACCGCGCTCGCGATGCCGAGGCCGGCGAGCGGCGTGGCGCCCAGATGCCCGACCATCGCCGTGTCGGCGAGCAGGAAGAGCGGTTCGGCGATCAGCGCGCCGAGCGCGGGCACGGCGAGCCGCAGGATGTCGCGGTCGACCGTGCGCGTCGGGGGAGCTGGGGGCGGGGTTTCGGCGTCCATGTGCGGACTCGAGCCTATGCCTGACGGCCGACGCGGCATCCGCTCATCGGAGGCCGGCGGTCTTCTTGCCGGCGGCGATGCGGAACGACTCAGGCGGGCGGTGGGTGGCCCTCGTCAGCCGCCTGCTCGAACGCGCGCTCCCACTCCTGCAGCTCGGCGCGCTTGCCGATGAGGCCGTCGAGCGAGACCTGGAAGTGCAGCCCGCGACGGGCGTTGACCTGCTTGATGTTCTGCACGAGCTCCTCGGACACCGCCGTGACGGCGGTGCGCACCTCGCGCACGCGATCGTCGGGGTCGTCCCAGAGCTGCGGGTGCGTGAGGATGTCGAGCAGGTAGTCGCGGTCGAGCGCGGCGGTGAGCTTGCGCAGCGTGGCATCGAGCTCGATGGCAGCGAGCCCGCGCTGGTCGGCCCCGCTGCGCTGGTCGAGCCGGGCGAACAGCTCCTCGACGTTCACGGCGATGCCCGCGACCTCCGTCGCCGTCTGCGCGGCCACCGCGTTGCCGGCCGCGCCGACCTGCGCGTAGGCCGTGCTCAGCGACCGCAGGGTCGCCACGTGGCGCCGGATCGGATCGGGCAGCCGGCCGTCGAGCGCCCCGCGACGGCGTCGTGCGCGGATCACCCCGAACGCAGTGGCGGCGCCCGCGACGATCACCGCCGCCCCGATGGCGAGCCCGAGCACGAGCGAGCCGCCGCCGTCGGCGCCGCCGATCACGGGCACCGGCGCCTGGGCCTGCTGCACCGCCTGCACCGTCTCGGTCAGTGCCGGCCCGAGGTCGCCCGCGCTCGACTCCGCCTCGTTCGCGATCTGCATCGCCTCGCCCGCCTCGAGCACCCGCGACCCGGCCGACAGGTCGTCGCCGACCGCCACGATGATGGTGTCGTAGCCCGTCGTCTCGGCGAGCTGGCTGACGATCTCGGGTCCGGATGCCTCCAGCTGCGCGTTGTCCGAGAACACCGCGACGCCGATCGACGAGTCGCCCACCTGAGTCACCAGCTGACTCTGGAGCGCCGACGCGTCGGCGACTTCGGGCGAGACGTAGACCGGTCCGCCCTGCAGCGCGTCGGCGGCGTCGTCGATGTACCCGTCGGCGAAGACGACGGTGACGGGGAACGGGGTCGTGACGACGAGCATCGGGTGCGGCATCCGTCGACCTCTAGAAGTTGTTGATGACCGACGCGAACACGAGGTCGATCTTGGCGGGGTCGGAGGCGTCGAACCACTGCCCGCCCGTCGCCTCGGCGATGCGCTGCAGCGCGCCGGTGTCGGCGCCCTCGCCATAGGCGATCGGGAAGATGCGCACCGGGGCGTCGCCGCCGCCCTCGCCCGTCGACTTGCCGATCTTCGTGATGAGCGAGTCGATCGAGATCGACGAGTCGGTGTCCTGCCCGTCGGAGAGCACGACGATCGCGTTGATGCGGCCAGGCTCGGCGCGGGCGATCATCTCGTCGTACGCGGCGGCGACGGCGTCGTAGAGGGGCGTGCCCTGCCGGTTCGCGTAGCGGAGATCGGCGATCGAGGAACGCAGCGTCTCGCCGTCGGAGCCGAGCGGCGAGACGCCCCGGAGCTCGATCAGGTTCTTGCCCGCCGCGGACTCGACGTCGGTCGTGAAGGCCCACACGCCCACCTCGTCGGTCGAGCGGAAGTGCCCGAGCGTCGCCTGTGCGCCCTCGATCGCGCCGTCGAGCTTCGAGCGGCCGTCGCCGATCGGGTCGTCCATCGATCCCGAGACGTCGATGACCTCGAGCACCGACGACGGCTTGCGGATCTGCGCCCACTGGTCGAGCGCGGCCGAGACGACGTCGACGCCGGGGCGCGGCAGCGTGACCGCGGGGCCGGCCGGATCGACGCCGAACCGATCGGTGAACAGGTTGCCGAGCGGCACCGAATCGTCG contains:
- a CDS encoding SDR family oxidoreductase, which encodes MPKTALITGASSGLGAEFARQIAMTGADLVLVARDRDALDRVAERIRAKYGVGVEVLPADLLKRRHLAKVVARVADPERPIELLVNNAGFGLPLDFAANDIDDEVKHLSLHVEVAMRLSHAALGQMLPRGRGRIVNVASVAGFIPRGTYGACKGWLISFSRWANDQYGPKGVTTTAVCPGFTHTNFHERMGLAPGKEGVPAWMWLDARTVVAEGLRDAARGKGVSIPSLRYRALVGLTRLLPASLAMRVGERGR
- the tdh gene encoding L-threonine 3-dehydrogenase, whose translation is MKALFKRAPGAGFEYTDRPEPEPGPADVKIRVLRTGICGTDLHIEAWDDWAASNIATPLVPGHEFYGEVVEVGELVHDVAVGDRVSGEGHVVCGMCRNCRAGRRQMCIRTLGVGLHRDGAFAEYIVIPGENVWVHHSPVEPDVGAIFDPFGNAVHTALAFSVIGEDVLVTGCGPIGLMSIAVARHVGARFIVATDVSPARLELARSMGADAVVDVSGERVAEVQGRLGMREGFDVGFEMSGSPRALPEMIENMNHGGRIAMLGLPSEPYAIDWGKVVTHMLTVKGIYGREMFETWNSMSAMLQTSPLLGERVASIISERHPAREWRAAFDSARAAGVGKVILDWTEV
- a CDS encoding glycine C-acetyltransferase, whose product is MYGSVKEQLRAELDEIDSAGLTKRERGILGPQSSEVSVAGHEVLNFCANNYLGLANEPRIVAAAHRGLDEWGYGLASVRFICGTQEQHLELERRVSEFLGYDDTILFSSCFDANGGVFETLFGPDDAIISDELNHASIIDGIRLSKARRYRYKNRDLADLEVQLAAASDARRRVIVTDGVFSMDGYIAPLAEICDLADRYGALVFVDDSHAVGFVGEHGRGTPELCGVEGRVDITTGTFGKALGGASGGYVAARQEIVDLLRQRARPYLFSNTLAPAIVAGTLEALSLLESSGDLRERLNANAALFRELMTDAAFDLLPGEHAIVPVMFGDAVVTGRMAELLQERGVYVTAFSFPVVPRGAARIRVQLSAAHSEDEIRRCVAAFVEARAAV
- a CDS encoding amidohydrolase — encoded protein: MAIDLASVYRDLHRHPELSFQEQRTAAIVSETLMGLGLEVTTGIGRTGVVGVLANGDGPTVLLRADMDGLPVLEATGLPYASEATGIDHEGHQVPVMHACGHDVHVTCLLGAAERLVTERDSWSGTLVALFQPAEEWGGGAEEMVADGLYQRVPRPDVVLGQHVAPFPAGFIGLHAGPAMAGADSINIRIHGTGGHGSRPETTVDPVYLAASTTVRLQGIVAREVAPTDAAVVTVGQLHGGSKNNIIPAEATLGLSVRTFDESVRTKVLGAIERIVQAEAVAAGAPMPPELSYDERFPVTVNDPEATARTAAALRTAFGAQRVIDPGIVSGSEDVGVLATAAGVPLVYWFLGGSDPSLFGDALKTGRMPEDIPSNHSPHFAPLIEPTLEVGVAALVTAAREWLSVR
- a CDS encoding MATE family efflux transporter, whose product is MDAETPPPAPPTRTVDRDILRLAVPALGALIAEPLFLLADTAMVGHLGATPLAGLGIASAVLQTIIGLMVFLAYATTPMVARRLGAGDERAAVSAGVDGLWLAAGLGAVLAVLGWFATPWLVGVFGASPEVSAAASAYLSISMLGLPAMLLVFAATGLLRGLQDTTTPLWVAGVGFAANIGLNFVFIYGLGWGIAGSAVGTVIAQWGMVLVYVVVIARHTARVGASPWPHHAGVLRGAASGGWLFLRTLSLRAALLLATWAATSLGPDELAAYQVAITIYFTLGFALDALAIAAQALIGKGLGEGDVEQVRAVLRRCVQWGVISGVVLGALVISTAWVLPALFTSSAEVAALLPPSLVVLGLSAPLGGLVFVLDGVLIGAGDARYLAWTGLVNLAAFVPLALGTTWWAESAGLPSATALALLTAAFAIGYLAARAVTLSLRARGAAWMVTGVTAR
- a CDS encoding LacI family DNA-binding transcriptional regulator — translated: MSESARPTLSDVAARAGVSASTASLAFSGSGPVSDSTKQRVLAAAAELGYAGPDPRARSLRRGRSGIVGVVLEQRVRTAFLDPVKIQMLDGITEGIAPLGAGLLLLTDVGAVDLPVVEAGGPVATPALSVENAPVDAVVLIGCSPRLGQTVAALRRRGIPTVAIEGAAGSDIPEISIDNRDATRRGAQHLRDLGHADAVIVTLPLDPARTRGPLTAALEAGSTSDTASERLRGAREVFPHATGRSAAASSIEEGLEAGRILLADPETRPTAIIAQSDLLAAGVLQAAEELGVAVPGEVSVVGFDGIRVDGLQHDLTTLVQPSVAKGRAAGEAVVRMLADDDGDAPASRCFTSVLHVGDTTAPPRAR